From the genome of Methylocystis bryophila, one region includes:
- a CDS encoding DUF1549 and DUF1553 domain-containing protein gives MRKTIGFGLATLLTTASIAALAAGDEKLASPPAASVVEAAPQADAAPKPASKPLWSWQPVQEQFLPVVAKKEWVRKPLDAFVLSKIETKGLAPSPEADRATFIRRATLDVWGVIPSPEEVSAFVADASPDAYEKLVDRLLASSRYGERQARLWLDLARYADSSGFQNDSTRPNLFRYRDYVINAFNEDKPYSRFIQEQIAGDEIAPNDQKVLVATGFLAGYPDNSNSRDLVQRKYQITTDMVDTVGQAVLGTTVGCARCHNHKTDKFSQKDYYSLQAFFANTAFDEKAPAVKGEQEEQYLKAQAIYDEATKDIRDKQKAIIDSVRDAALKYHKERYLTDSRDSIFKPKDQWSALDRWVNHRLEVVTDDVSLSAFLRYAAEDKEAPEHRDEIVKKWEEYQKLTQELKKFTNKKPARGSDTFTTATELGHSDSPRTFVFFGGNHERPLDEVQPAFPEAITSEKPDIKPLEGSSGRRTALANWLVSPSNPLTARVFANRIWNQYFGKGIVATVSDFGKAGDKPTNQELLDYLAYDFVKSGWDVKGLHRQILLSSTYRQSSNFREEVAKADPDNKLLAVFPRKRLEAEEIRDSILVASGKLNEQVGGPSVFPPIPANLTGGGNFNADPSWTTSKDPKDYTRRSLYIFTRRSLPYPLLETFDMANAQQIHSKRDVTTTPLQALTLVNSDIVFGWSQALAGRIINEVGWNEDAQLERLYQILFARQPKEEEKEALKIFLSQHQKTLVEKADDGKLALAVPVGVKVKPDDPLKASAFVDLVHTVLNSNEFVYRF, from the coding sequence ATGAGAAAGACGATCGGTTTTGGGTTAGCGACGCTCCTGACCACGGCTTCAATCGCAGCCCTTGCGGCGGGCGATGAGAAACTGGCCTCTCCGCCTGCGGCCTCCGTCGTCGAAGCGGCGCCGCAAGCGGACGCTGCCCCTAAGCCCGCCTCCAAGCCCTTATGGTCCTGGCAGCCGGTTCAGGAGCAATTCCTGCCGGTCGTCGCCAAGAAGGAGTGGGTGCGCAAGCCTCTCGACGCCTTCGTGCTCAGCAAGATCGAGACGAAAGGCCTCGCGCCCTCCCCCGAGGCGGATCGCGCGACCTTCATCCGACGCGCGACGCTCGACGTCTGGGGTGTCATCCCATCGCCCGAGGAGGTCTCGGCCTTTGTGGCCGACGCGTCTCCGGACGCCTATGAGAAGCTCGTGGATCGCCTGCTCGCGTCGTCCCGTTATGGCGAGCGGCAGGCGCGCCTTTGGCTCGACCTCGCCCGCTACGCCGACAGCTCGGGGTTTCAAAACGATAGCACTCGGCCCAATTTATTCCGCTATCGCGATTATGTGATCAACGCCTTCAATGAGGATAAGCCTTATTCGCGCTTCATTCAGGAGCAGATCGCAGGCGATGAAATCGCGCCCAATGATCAAAAGGTGCTCGTCGCGACAGGTTTCCTCGCCGGATACCCCGACAATTCCAATTCCCGCGATCTTGTTCAACGCAAATATCAAATCACAACCGATATGGTCGACACGGTCGGCCAGGCCGTCCTCGGCACAACGGTGGGCTGCGCCCGTTGCCACAACCACAAGACCGACAAGTTCTCGCAGAAGGACTACTATTCGCTGCAGGCCTTCTTCGCCAACACCGCCTTCGACGAGAAGGCGCCCGCCGTAAAGGGCGAGCAGGAAGAGCAGTATCTGAAGGCGCAGGCGATCTACGACGAAGCCACGAAGGACATACGCGACAAGCAGAAGGCGATCATCGACTCGGTCCGCGACGCGGCGCTGAAATATCACAAGGAGCGCTACCTCACAGACAGCCGCGACTCGATCTTCAAGCCCAAAGACCAGTGGAGCGCGCTCGACCGCTGGGTCAATCACCGACTCGAGGTCGTGACTGACGACGTCTCGCTCTCGGCTTTTCTCCGTTACGCGGCCGAGGACAAAGAGGCGCCGGAGCACCGCGACGAAATCGTCAAGAAGTGGGAAGAGTATCAGAAGCTCACCCAGGAGCTGAAAAAATTCACGAATAAAAAGCCGGCTCGCGGCTCCGACACTTTCACGACGGCGACAGAGCTTGGACACTCCGACTCGCCGCGGACCTTCGTCTTCTTCGGGGGCAATCACGAGCGCCCGCTCGATGAGGTGCAGCCCGCCTTCCCCGAAGCGATCACCAGCGAAAAACCCGACATCAAGCCGCTCGAAGGCTCATCGGGACGCCGCACGGCGCTCGCCAACTGGCTCGTCAGCCCGAGCAATCCGCTGACCGCCCGGGTGTTCGCCAACCGCATCTGGAATCAATATTTCGGCAAAGGCATCGTCGCCACGGTCAGCGATTTCGGCAAGGCGGGAGACAAGCCGACAAATCAGGAGCTCCTAGACTACCTGGCCTACGACTTCGTGAAATCGGGCTGGGACGTGAAGGGGCTGCACCGCCAGATCCTGCTCTCCTCCACCTATCGCCAATCCTCGAACTTCCGCGAAGAAGTGGCGAAGGCCGATCCCGACAATAAGCTCCTCGCCGTCTTCCCGCGCAAGCGGCTCGAGGCGGAAGAAATCCGCGACTCGATCCTCGTCGCTTCCGGCAAGCTCAATGAGCAGGTGGGCGGCCCGAGCGTCTTCCCGCCAATCCCGGCAAATCTCACCGGCGGCGGGAATTTCAACGCGGATCCGTCGTGGACCACCTCGAAGGACCCCAAGGACTACACGCGCCGCAGCCTCTACATCTTCACGCGGCGCAGCCTGCCCTATCCGCTGCTCGAAACCTTCGACATGGCGAACGCGCAGCAGATTCACAGCAAGCGCGATGTGACGACGACTCCGCTGCAGGCCCTGACGCTCGTCAACAGCGACATCGTCTTCGGCTGGTCGCAGGCGCTCGCCGGCCGCATCATCAACGAGGTGGGTTGGAACGAGGATGCGCAGCTCGAGCGGCTCTATCAGATCCTCTTCGCGCGCCAACCCAAGGAAGAAGAGAAGGAAGCGCTCAAGATCTTCCTCTCGCAACACCAGAAAACACTCGTCGAAAAAGCCGACGACGGCAAGCTCGCGCTCGCTGTTCCGGTCGGGGTCAAGGTGAAGCCGGATGATCCCTTGAAGGCCTCAGCCTTCGTCGATCTCGTGCACACTGTCTTGAACTCCAACGAGTTCGTCTACCGCTTCTGA
- a CDS encoding dienelactone hydrolase family protein translates to MSRKTIADFPPDVLKLFDLFVHGYIDRRGFFEGAKNLAIGAAGSAAFLEALSPRFAEAQQVKPDDPRIKGKTLETASPDGYGTVKGYFVQPANASGKLPTILVIHENRGLNPHIEDIARRLALDNFIVFAPDALAPLGGYPGDEDKARELFSKLDQQKTRNDFLTAFNVLKTCPIGNGKVGAVGFCYGGGVVNFLATKRPDLAAGVPFYGAAPPAEEVANIKAPLLLQFAGADDRVNAGWPAYEAALKAAKIDYEAFVYPGVQHGFNNDTTPRYDENAAKLAWGRTVDFFNRHLRG, encoded by the coding sequence ATGAGCCGCAAAACCATCGCGGATTTTCCACCTGACGTGCTGAAGCTCTTCGATCTTTTCGTGCATGGATACATCGATCGGCGCGGCTTTTTCGAGGGTGCGAAGAACCTCGCCATCGGCGCAGCTGGCAGCGCGGCTTTTCTCGAGGCGCTTTCGCCTCGCTTCGCCGAGGCTCAGCAGGTCAAGCCCGACGATCCGCGCATCAAGGGCAAGACGCTGGAGACCGCGTCTCCCGACGGTTACGGGACTGTCAAAGGCTATTTCGTTCAGCCGGCGAATGCGTCCGGCAAGCTGCCGACGATCCTCGTCATCCACGAGAACCGTGGGCTCAATCCGCACATCGAGGACATCGCACGGCGCCTCGCGCTCGACAATTTCATCGTGTTCGCGCCGGACGCTCTCGCGCCGCTGGGCGGCTATCCCGGCGATGAGGACAAGGCGCGCGAGCTCTTCTCCAAGCTCGACCAGCAGAAGACGCGCAACGATTTTCTCACGGCCTTCAATGTGCTGAAGACTTGCCCGATCGGCAACGGCAAGGTCGGCGCCGTGGGTTTCTGCTATGGCGGCGGCGTCGTGAATTTCCTTGCGACGAAGCGCCCCGATCTCGCCGCGGGCGTTCCCTTCTATGGCGCCGCGCCGCCAGCAGAGGAGGTCGCTAACATCAAGGCGCCGCTGCTCCTGCAATTCGCCGGCGCGGACGATCGCGTCAACGCCGGTTGGCCCGCCTATGAAGCAGCGCTCAAGGCCGCCAAGATCGACTACGAAGCCTTCGTTTATCCGGGCGTGCAGCACGGTTTCAACAACGATACGACGCCTCGATACGACGAAAACGCCGCAAAGCTCGCGTGGGGCCGCACCGTCGATTTCTTCAACAGGCATTTGCGCGGCTGA
- a CDS encoding c-type cytochrome, with amino-acid sequence MKGNSRIQRRVRRIGAVTVFSLLPLASAWTQNAPPAADKAPAAPPSPTRIAVENRRAAYQLIGNSFRYFGAIAKGAAAYDEAEATKRAARIALLAKVPAESFPEGSNVGEPESKAKAEIWSDRADFDKKLKTFEADAANLAEVNAREKGATDAWKAAVASLAQDCKGCHDLYKLK; translated from the coding sequence ATGAAGGGTAACTCTCGTATTCAACGCCGCGTTCGCCGTATCGGCGCGGTCACAGTCTTCAGCCTGCTTCCGCTCGCGAGCGCCTGGACGCAAAATGCGCCTCCCGCCGCCGATAAGGCGCCGGCCGCGCCGCCCTCGCCTACGCGCATCGCGGTGGAAAACCGGCGCGCCGCCTATCAGCTCATCGGCAATTCCTTCCGCTATTTTGGCGCCATCGCGAAGGGCGCTGCTGCGTACGACGAAGCGGAGGCGACGAAGCGCGCCGCCCGAATCGCTTTGTTGGCAAAGGTGCCCGCCGAGAGTTTTCCCGAAGGATCCAATGTCGGAGAGCCGGAGAGCAAGGCGAAGGCGGAGATTTGGAGCGATCGCGCCGATTTCGACAAGAAGCTGAAGACCTTTGAAGCCGACGCCGCCAATCTCGCCGAAGTCAACGCCAGGGAGAAAGGCGCCACCGACGCCTGGAAGGCCGCCGTCGCCTCGCTGGCTCAGGACTGCAAGGGCTGCCACGATCTTTACAAGCTTAAATAG
- a CDS encoding TonB-dependent receptor: protein MPGHLPSLRSRLMRGSRLASVTLIGSIAVVGLDAAQSFAQYQGASPPAQSAPAAAPTQKPKAAPAKPKPAASKPKPQEAAAQAQSQPTQPQAAAAVVAASSGPSSATVEEVKVTARLREEKAQDVPLPVSVVGGKTAEVQLLDRLQDLATKVPNFVPYITNPRTSAIAIRGITGISGGADGSESATGMIVDNVFFTHVGFQWANYVDLQSFEVARGPQGTLLGKNTTVGAVIIHTQLPSFEPSATVDTSFGNYNHFIERLNVTGPIIPETLAARATFYLEKSDRWIHNYGTGEPGVLDNNRWGVRGQLYYTGDLLTDRLIFDRLRSDETNNFGAPAFNSFPFYANGAVDTPFSTTLAKRLNLPTTSLNPYYPQLTKLGNLDQRTTGVSNEINHPVGEDTFTSVAAWREFTLHPRNTSSGSISSSGGGSTLGQNTDIAATGYDVYVDQYSLENRLASPKDETLEWTIGTYLLRETVLSQNRQFYGPEASAWFSGNPSASPFLLWGDTSHQNGIARTFSAAGFAQTSWHLDEQWTLTTGLRNTYEIREGSDFGWVNGNTTAAGIGAVQTALGGYSFFDTGGQTQRTDSLSGLINPSYRYNENILAYTSVARGEKSGAINTNALPLLNSSGQFLGFQRLITHPEVSWDYELGVKTNWLDNRLIVNLNVFWNDIYDFQSILVDTRFLDVTGTPLRKQYLSNIPQVRSRGFEFDTRWSPIDRLWINFSGQATDLRYVSFPQAAPSPDWLWPAGSNVNGIAAPLFVNLSGQRVTSGVSGNAPFSPYSFNLGANYEQPLGAALRDYGYALPVSAFGYANLSWFYRSQLSEPLSLYYLGQPSYSLINAGIGLKTDDGRYSANLWVKNLADARYLIGGTIGSNTSPGTVTFGPNTPRTFGGTLSVKLY from the coding sequence ATGCCTGGTCATCTGCCGTCTCTTCGTTCGCGTCTCATGCGCGGCTCGAGGCTCGCCTCGGTCACGTTGATAGGAAGCATAGCAGTTGTCGGCTTAGACGCAGCGCAAAGCTTCGCGCAGTATCAAGGCGCCAGCCCGCCCGCACAGAGCGCGCCGGCGGCCGCTCCCACGCAAAAACCCAAGGCGGCGCCTGCGAAGCCGAAGCCTGCCGCGTCGAAACCCAAGCCGCAGGAAGCGGCCGCGCAAGCACAATCTCAGCCTACTCAGCCGCAGGCTGCGGCCGCAGTCGTTGCTGCATCCAGCGGCCCCTCGAGCGCGACGGTGGAGGAGGTGAAGGTGACCGCACGACTGCGCGAAGAGAAGGCGCAAGACGTGCCGCTTCCGGTCAGCGTCGTCGGCGGAAAGACAGCCGAGGTGCAACTCCTCGACCGTCTGCAGGACCTCGCTACGAAAGTTCCGAACTTCGTGCCCTACATCACCAATCCGCGCACCTCCGCCATCGCGATCCGCGGCATCACGGGCATATCTGGCGGCGCTGACGGCTCAGAATCCGCAACGGGCATGATCGTCGACAATGTGTTCTTCACGCATGTCGGCTTCCAATGGGCAAATTACGTCGATCTCCAATCCTTTGAGGTGGCGCGCGGCCCCCAGGGCACGCTGCTCGGCAAAAATACGACCGTCGGCGCCGTGATCATTCACACGCAGCTTCCGTCCTTCGAGCCGTCTGCCACGGTAGACACATCCTTCGGCAATTATAATCATTTCATCGAGCGGCTGAACGTGACGGGACCCATCATCCCTGAGACGCTCGCGGCGCGCGCCACCTTCTACCTGGAAAAGAGCGACCGCTGGATCCATAACTATGGAACCGGCGAGCCCGGCGTCTTGGACAATAACCGCTGGGGCGTGCGCGGGCAGCTTTATTATACGGGCGACTTGCTCACCGATCGGCTGATTTTCGATCGGTTGCGCTCGGACGAGACCAACAATTTCGGGGCACCTGCCTTCAACTCTTTCCCCTTCTATGCGAATGGCGCGGTCGATACTCCCTTTTCGACGACTCTCGCCAAGCGGCTGAATCTGCCGACGACGAGCCTGAACCCTTACTATCCTCAGTTGACGAAACTCGGCAATCTCGATCAGCGCACGACGGGCGTTTCAAACGAGATCAACCACCCGGTTGGCGAGGACACCTTCACCTCGGTCGCGGCATGGCGAGAGTTCACCCTGCATCCGCGCAACACGTCTTCAGGCTCCATCTCGTCCTCGGGCGGCGGCAGCACGCTGGGGCAGAACACGGACATCGCCGCGACAGGCTATGACGTTTACGTCGATCAATATTCGCTCGAAAACCGTCTAGCTTCGCCAAAGGACGAAACGCTGGAATGGACCATTGGAACCTATCTGCTGCGAGAGACCGTCTTGTCGCAGAATCGGCAATTCTATGGCCCCGAGGCGTCGGCGTGGTTTTCTGGCAATCCCTCAGCGAGCCCCTTTCTTCTCTGGGGCGACACGAGCCATCAAAACGGCATCGCGCGCACCTTCAGCGCCGCGGGCTTCGCCCAAACCTCATGGCACCTCGACGAGCAGTGGACGCTCACCACGGGCCTGCGCAATACTTATGAAATCCGAGAGGGCTCGGACTTTGGTTGGGTCAACGGCAACACGACCGCCGCCGGCATCGGCGCCGTGCAGACGGCGCTCGGCGGATACAGCTTCTTCGATACCGGCGGTCAGACGCAGCGCACCGACTCGCTCTCAGGGCTCATCAACCCGTCCTATCGCTACAATGAGAACATACTCGCCTACACCTCCGTGGCGCGCGGCGAGAAATCGGGAGCGATTAATACGAACGCGCTGCCTCTTTTGAACAGCTCCGGCCAATTTCTGGGCTTTCAGCGCCTCATCACCCATCCGGAAGTCTCTTGGGATTATGAGCTCGGCGTCAAGACGAATTGGCTCGACAACAGGCTCATCGTGAACCTCAACGTCTTCTGGAACGACATCTATGACTTCCAATCGATCCTGGTGGACACGCGATTCCTTGACGTGACCGGCACGCCGCTGCGCAAGCAATATCTGAGCAACATCCCGCAGGTGCGCTCGCGCGGTTTCGAGTTCGACACGCGCTGGAGCCCGATCGACCGCTTGTGGATCAACTTCTCGGGCCAGGCCACGGATTTGCGCTACGTCAGCTTTCCGCAGGCCGCGCCCTCGCCGGACTGGCTCTGGCCGGCGGGGTCCAACGTCAATGGGATCGCCGCTCCGCTCTTCGTCAATCTGTCTGGTCAACGCGTCACTTCGGGCGTGAGCGGCAATGCGCCCTTCTCGCCCTACTCCTTCAACCTCGGCGCCAATTACGAGCAGCCCCTCGGCGCGGCGCTGCGGGATTATGGCTATGCTTTGCCGGTTTCCGCATTCGGCTACGCCAACCTCTCCTGGTTTTATCGTAGCCAGCTTTCCGAGCCGCTTTCACTCTATTATCTCGGGCAGCCGTCCTACTCGCTGATCAATGCAGGAATCGGTTTGAAAACCGACGACGGAAGATACAGCGCCAATCTCTGGGTCAAGAATCTGGCGGACGCGCGTTATCTCATTGGCGGGACGATCGGGAGCAACACCTCTCCCGGCACCGTCACATTCGGCCCGAACACGCCCCGCACCTTCGGCGGCACGCTGAGCGTCAAGCTCTACTGA
- a CDS encoding peroxiredoxin, which yields MRRIIWSGAVLAAMLCLSTNGALATLKIGDAAPNFSLPAALGGKEFDFSLAKQLEKGPVVLYFYPKSFTRGCTIEAHEFADHQDDFQAAGAAVLGVSSDPIEVQKEFSSKECRDKFPVGADPSLSTIKAYDARRDKPSPSGGEVADRISYVIADGKIVFALVDANPVNHVQSALAFVQKWKTEHSH from the coding sequence ATGCGCAGAATAATATGGAGCGGAGCAGTGCTCGCCGCGATGCTCTGCCTATCAACGAATGGCGCGCTGGCGACGCTAAAGATTGGCGACGCTGCGCCCAATTTCTCCCTTCCGGCCGCGCTCGGGGGGAAGGAATTCGATTTCTCTTTGGCCAAACAGCTCGAGAAAGGACCCGTCGTCCTTTACTTCTATCCGAAATCCTTCACGCGCGGCTGCACGATCGAGGCGCATGAATTCGCCGACCATCAGGATGATTTCCAGGCGGCGGGCGCGGCCGTTCTCGGCGTTTCGAGCGACCCGATCGAGGTCCAGAAGGAGTTTTCCTCGAAGGAGTGCCGAGACAAATTCCCTGTCGGCGCCGACCCCTCGCTCTCGACAATCAAGGCTTATGACGCGCGCCGCGACAAGCCAAGCCCCAGCGGCGGCGAGGTCGCCGATCGCATTTCTTATGTCATCGCCGACGGCAAGATCGTTTTCGCTCTCGTCGACGCCAATCCCGTCAATCATGTTCAAAGCGCGCTCGCCTTCGTCCAAAAATGGAAGACTGAGCACTCGCATTGA
- a CDS encoding cytochrome b/b6 domain-containing protein, whose product MTAVERDRPAASRHEPALASRRRVWDWPVRFVHWSLVASLLGAFMTNKLGVKYFAYHAFFGYAVIVLVVFRVWWGFVGPKHARFVNFVRGPKGVLRYLHATGRGWKTRHAGHNPLGALMVLLLLALLGTQAGFGLFANDEIFNTGPLAGLVSKSLSLNLTSLHRKLFYVIVAAVILHVGAVLAHWRLKGDNLVSAMITGNKPGHLVEAHEEIRSSRGVLAVALFIAISLGLATLLHFAPAADFDTAGL is encoded by the coding sequence ATGACCGCCGTGGAACGCGATCGTCCAGCCGCTTCGCGACACGAGCCCGCTCTCGCCTCGCGCCGGCGCGTGTGGGATTGGCCGGTCCGCTTCGTTCACTGGAGCCTCGTCGCCTCCCTCCTCGGCGCCTTCATGACGAACAAGCTCGGCGTCAAATATTTCGCCTATCACGCCTTTTTTGGCTATGCGGTCATCGTTCTCGTCGTCTTCCGCGTGTGGTGGGGCTTCGTAGGACCCAAACATGCGCGCTTTGTGAATTTCGTCAGAGGCCCCAAAGGCGTGCTGCGCTACCTGCATGCAACCGGCCGCGGATGGAAGACGCGCCACGCCGGCCATAATCCTCTGGGGGCGTTGATGGTGCTGCTGTTGCTCGCGCTGCTCGGAACGCAGGCGGGTTTCGGCCTCTTCGCGAATGACGAGATCTTCAACACCGGCCCCCTCGCCGGGCTTGTGTCAAAGAGCCTTAGCCTCAATTTGACGTCGCTTCATCGCAAACTTTTTTATGTGATCGTCGCAGCGGTGATCCTGCATGTCGGGGCCGTTCTCGCGCATTGGCGCCTGAAGGGCGATAATCTCGTGAGCGCGATGATCACCGGCAACAAACCGGGCCATCTTGTCGAGGCGCATGAGGAAATCAGATCATCGCGCGGGGTTCTCGCTGTAGCGCTCTTCATCGCCATCAGCCTTGGCCTCGCGACCCTCCTACATTTCGCGCCCGCCGCCGACTTCGACACTGCAGGCTTGTGA
- a CDS encoding sulfurtransferase: MRTASILLAAFLAASASSTLAQQASAPSAGAAPAPAVTPANDPAYTYKTLRLNRAAFDALNARPEQLLVIDLRRPDELTKNGGFPVYFSLQPSDVQRSLSLIPRDRLIVTVSNRAHRAGAVGDILTGLGFHVVGAIGVLDYQDEGGVLTKLQPPPPRVAANAEGAQTPQAAAPAASPTKP; this comes from the coding sequence ATGAGAACCGCTTCGATCCTTCTCGCCGCTTTCCTTGCTGCGTCGGCTTCGTCGACGCTCGCACAGCAGGCGAGCGCTCCCTCCGCCGGCGCCGCCCCTGCCCCCGCCGTCACGCCGGCAAATGATCCTGCCTACACCTATAAAACGCTCCGGCTCAATCGCGCCGCCTTCGACGCCTTGAACGCACGGCCCGAGCAACTGCTGGTCATTGATCTGCGTCGCCCCGACGAGCTCACCAAGAATGGCGGCTTTCCCGTCTATTTCAGCCTGCAGCCCTCCGACGTGCAGAGGAGCCTATCGCTGATTCCGCGCGACCGCTTGATCGTCACCGTCTCCAATCGCGCGCATCGCGCCGGCGCGGTCGGCGACATTCTCACCGGCTTGGGCTTCCATGTCGTCGGCGCCATCGGCGTGCTCGACTATCAGGACGAAGGCGGCGTGCTCACCAAGCTGCAGCCGCCCCCGCCGAGGGTCGCCGCAAATGCGGAAGGCGCGCAGACGCCCCAAGCCGCAGCGCCTGCCGCTTCGCCGACCAAACCCTGA
- a CDS encoding DUF1501 domain-containing protein, whose protein sequence is MLIKTSRREWLRGAAYGVSGYAVSGLMPGGGWFGAPMANAADFVDPLAPKPPHFAPKVKSVIWLHIDGAPSSLDLYDYKPELVRLAGQEVPESFLKGIKTSTQGGVGKLFASKRTWKQYGQSGAWFSDWLPNIAEHADKLTFIKSSVTVGATHDISILKLNTGDVSPGRPSLGAWVVYALGSANPDLPPYVVLYGGQREPRAGSVNWSSGFLPAVYQGTAFRPTAEPILYQAPPELIAAKQQRDSLDLLKKLNDIGAAAHPEDSELAARTRSYDLAYRMESTAPEAVDLSKESDATKALYGLNDDASKEMGTVLLRARRLVERNVRFVHVVTGPINILGQGDDASWDAHRALEKNHEAHTKAIDKPVAGLLADLAQRGLLDQTLVVWTSEFGRTPYGQSGDGRDHNPWGYTQWLAGGGLKHGLTYGSTDEIGLKTAENPVDTYDVHATVLQLLGLDHLKTIYLRAGRSERPTVVYGKVVKDILA, encoded by the coding sequence ATGCTGATCAAAACGTCGCGACGCGAATGGCTGCGGGGCGCAGCCTATGGTGTGAGTGGATACGCCGTGAGCGGGCTCATGCCCGGCGGCGGCTGGTTCGGCGCGCCGATGGCCAACGCCGCGGACTTCGTCGATCCGCTGGCGCCGAAGCCTCCCCATTTCGCGCCCAAGGTGAAATCCGTCATCTGGTTGCATATTGACGGCGCGCCGAGCAGCCTTGATCTCTATGATTACAAGCCGGAGCTCGTCCGTCTTGCGGGCCAGGAGGTCCCCGAGTCGTTCCTAAAGGGCATCAAGACCAGCACGCAGGGCGGCGTCGGCAAGCTCTTCGCCTCGAAGCGCACATGGAAGCAGTACGGCCAAAGCGGCGCCTGGTTCTCCGACTGGCTGCCCAATATCGCTGAGCACGCCGACAAGCTCACCTTCATTAAATCGAGCGTAACGGTCGGCGCCACCCACGACATCTCGATCCTGAAGCTCAACACCGGCGACGTCAGCCCGGGCCGGCCTTCGCTCGGCGCCTGGGTCGTTTATGCGCTCGGCTCCGCCAATCCAGACCTGCCGCCCTATGTCGTGCTCTACGGCGGCCAGCGCGAGCCGCGCGCCGGTTCAGTCAACTGGAGTTCCGGTTTCCTGCCTGCAGTTTATCAGGGCACGGCCTTCCGGCCGACTGCAGAGCCGATCCTCTATCAGGCGCCGCCGGAGCTCATTGCCGCTAAGCAGCAGCGCGACAGTCTCGACCTCTTGAAGAAACTCAACGACATCGGCGCAGCGGCGCATCCCGAGGACAGCGAGCTCGCCGCGCGCACGCGCTCCTATGATCTCGCCTATCGCATGGAGTCGACGGCCCCCGAGGCGGTCGATCTCTCCAAGGAAAGCGACGCCACCAAGGCGCTCTACGGCCTCAACGACGACGCCTCGAAAGAGATGGGAACGGTGCTGTTGCGCGCACGCCGTCTCGTCGAGCGCAATGTGCGATTCGTCCATGTCGTGACGGGTCCGATCAATATTCTGGGCCAAGGGGACGACGCGAGCTGGGACGCGCACCGCGCTCTCGAGAAGAACCACGAAGCCCACACCAAGGCGATCGACAAGCCCGTTGCGGGATTGCTCGCGGATCTCGCGCAGCGCGGCCTGCTCGACCAAACGCTCGTCGTTTGGACCTCTGAGTTCGGCCGCACGCCCTACGGTCAAAGCGGCGATGGACGCGATCACAACCCCTGGGGCTACACGCAGTGGCTCGCGGGCGGCGGCCTGAAACACGGCCTGACCTATGGCTCGACCGACGAGATCGGCTTGAAGACGGCGGAGAACCCCGTGGACACCTATGACGTCCACGCCACTGTTCTGCAGCTCCTCGGCCTTGATCATCTCAAGACGATTTACTTGCGGGCGGGCCGCTCGGAGCGCCCCACCGTGGTCTACGGCAAGGTGGTCAAGGATATTCTGGCGTAG
- a CDS encoding cupredoxin domain-containing protein: MPTRLWLSAATIALAIVALPGGAVAAKSMAIEKFAFDPPTLTASIGERVSFVNRDELPHSVVGIRDGTEIFRSNEQMDQDEAYSIVMDRAGEIVIRCGLHGSMSARIVVKP; the protein is encoded by the coding sequence ATGCCCACCAGATTGTGGCTCTCGGCTGCGACGATCGCGTTGGCGATCGTCGCTCTGCCTGGCGGAGCAGTCGCGGCGAAGTCGATGGCGATCGAGAAATTCGCTTTCGACCCGCCGACGCTCACAGCGTCGATCGGAGAGCGCGTGAGCTTCGTCAATCGCGACGAGCTTCCGCATTCGGTCGTCGGCATCCGCGACGGAACTGAGATTTTTCGCTCGAACGAACAGATGGATCAGGACGAAGCCTACTCCATCGTCATGGATCGAGCGGGCGAGATCGTCATTCGTTGCGGCCTCCATGGGTCGATGAGCGCAAGGATCGTCGTGAAGCCATAA